In Candidatus Binataceae bacterium, a single window of DNA contains:
- a CDS encoding VWA domain-containing protein yields the protein THAPRARNSVDHGATGMDARRQATLRDARRTPFAAYTDLEYETARDALAPLVRRFRLRLGRRLHAAARGRVDFRRTIRASLQHGGALAELRFRARRPRHADLLILADVSGSVRYCSTLMLELVAGVHGYFRRVRSFVFIDRLAEAEFGGGHVATDPALDLYARSDFGKVLVGLWDRRGELLSRATLMVILGDARNNRRPARADLLRDLRRLCRAAVWLTPEVAERWGTGDSAIYQYAREVDGLHRCANLAELERSLERSIRTVF from the coding sequence AGACCCACGCGCCGCGCGCTCGTAACAGCGTCGACCATGGCGCGACGGGCATGGACGCGCGCCGCCAAGCAACGCTTCGCGACGCGCGGCGCACACCGTTCGCCGCCTACACCGACCTCGAGTACGAAACGGCGCGCGACGCGCTTGCCCCGCTCGTTCGCCGCTTCCGTTTGCGATTAGGCCGCAGGCTTCACGCTGCGGCGCGCGGCCGCGTCGATTTCCGCCGGACCATCCGCGCCTCGCTGCAGCACGGTGGCGCGCTCGCCGAGCTGCGGTTTCGCGCACGGCGCCCCCGCCACGCCGACCTTCTGATCCTGGCCGACGTTTCGGGCTCGGTACGCTACTGCTCGACGCTGATGTTGGAACTGGTGGCCGGCGTTCATGGCTATTTCCGGCGAGTGCGCAGCTTCGTCTTCATCGATCGCCTCGCCGAGGCCGAGTTCGGCGGCGGACACGTGGCCACCGATCCCGCGCTGGACCTCTATGCGCGCTCGGATTTCGGCAAGGTGCTCGTCGGGCTGTGGGACCGGCGCGGGGAACTGCTCTCACGGGCGACGCTCATGGTGATATTGGGAGACGCGCGCAACAATCGACGACCGGCGCGCGCCGATCTTTTGCGCGACCTGCGGCGCCTGTGCCGCGCCGCGGTATGGCTGACGCCGGAGGTGGCGGAACGATGGGGAACCGGGGACAGCGCTATCTATCAGTACGCGCGCGAGGTTGACGGACTCCATCGATGCGCCAACCTGGCCGAACTGGAGCGTTCGCTGGAACGCTCGATTAGAACCGTCTTTTGA
- a CDS encoding FecR family protein, whose protein sequence is MHIERGGTTVPATPGTAVDVGDRIVSGPNSRATITLTDNSKLELDESSSLAIDQQMVGTNTRNTKLSLFSGLVRSFVSYTSSPTPNFEVHTPNAVASARGTEYDTSTSDQPPNTMSDEDRKKYKDCRRFTQVSVYDGTVEVTNTTNPGGGSV, encoded by the coding sequence GTGCATATCGAGCGTGGCGGAACCACCGTACCGGCCACGCCAGGCACGGCGGTTGACGTCGGCGACCGGATCGTCAGCGGCCCGAACAGCCGCGCCACCATAACCCTGACGGATAACAGCAAGCTGGAGCTGGACGAATCAAGCTCCCTGGCCATCGACCAGCAGATGGTCGGGACCAACACGCGCAACACCAAGCTAAGCCTCTTCTCCGGTTTGGTGCGTTCCTTCGTATCGTACACGTCGTCGCCGACGCCTAATTTCGAGGTTCATACGCCCAACGCGGTCGCCTCGGCTCGCGGCACCGAATATGACACGTCCACCAGCGATCAGCCGCCCAACACGATGAGCGACGAGGACCGCAAGAAGTACAAGGATTGCCGCCGCTTCACCCAGGTATCGGTCTATGACGGCACGGTCGAAGTGACCAACACGACCAATCCTGGCGGCGGCTCGGTCTAG